The Mauremys mutica isolate MM-2020 ecotype Southern chromosome 1, ASM2049712v1, whole genome shotgun sequence genome has a segment encoding these proteins:
- the MID1IP1 gene encoding mid1-interacting protein 1: MMQICDSYSQKHSLFNAMNRFIGAVNNMDQTVMVPSLLRDVPLLLEELDSGGGCGEGDPQLSPGDAGAFFSRRDMYSHYLLLKSIRNDIEWGVLQQGAEEASRKKDKLSGDISRGLPEAAVEEEDLEKQFHYHLSGLHTVLSKLTRKANVLTNRYKQEIGFSNWGH; encoded by the coding sequence ATGATGCAGATCTGCGACTCCTACAGCCAGAAACACTCCCTCTTTAACGCCATGAACCGCTTCATCGGGGCCGTCAACAACATGGACCAGACGGTGATGGTGCCCAGCCTGCTGCGGGACGTgccgctgctgctggaggagctggacTCGGGGGGcggctgcggggaaggggatcCCCAGCTGTCGCCGGGGGACGCCGGCGCCTTCTTCTCCCGCAGGGACATGTACAGCCATTACCTGCTGCTCAAGTCCATCCGCAACGACATcgagtggggggtgctgcagcagggCGCCGAGGAGGCCAGCCGGAAGAAGGACAAGCTGAGCGGGGACATTAGCCGGGGCCTCCCGGAGGCCGCGGTGGAGGAGGAGGACCTGGAGAAGCAATTCCACTATCACCTGAGCGGACTCCACACGGTGCTCTCCAAACTCACCCGCAAGGCCAACGTGCTCACCAACAGATACAAGCAGGAGATCGGCTTCAGCAACTGGGGGCACTGA